Below is a genomic region from Mycolicibacter hiberniae.
CCCTCACCTAAGCTGACGAAATCGTCACATACGACCAAAGCATCAGTCAACAGTGTTGACGAAATCATCAGGACTGAATTGCCTGCTAGCCTGCACCCATGGATGCGCCCCCGCGCGACGTCGCCGAACCGGCGACCGGCCCTCCCAACAGACTCCAACGACGCAAGCTGCGTACCCGCGCCGCCCTGATCCGGGCAGCGCAGGGCTTCATCGCCCAAGGCCGGCTCGCGGTGCCCGTGCTCGAGATCACCCAGGCGGCCGACGTGGGCATGGGTTCCTTCTACAACCATTTCGACAGCAAGGAAGAACTCTTCGCCGCAGCGGTCACCGACGCCCTCGACAACATCGGGGCCCTGCTGGACAGCTACACCGAAGACATCGCCGACCCCGCCGAGGCGTTCGCGGCCAACTACCGCCTCACCGGTCGGCTGTTTCGCCAACGCCCCCAAGAGACCGCGCTGCTGCTGGCCAACAGCGGCACGCTGATCCTGTCCGACCGCGGCCTGTCGCCGCGCGCACTGCGCGATATCACCGCGGCTGTCCAGCAGGGACGCTTCACACTCTCCGATCCCGAACTGGGCCTGGCCATCGCCGGAGGGGTGCTGGTCGGACTGGGAACGCTGCTGAGTCACCGGCCCGACCGCGACACCGAAGCGGCCGTCGATGAGGCCACCGAGCATTTGCTGATGACCTTCGGCATGAGTCCCGAACAAGCCCGTGAGATCTGCGGCAAGCCGTTACCCGATCTGTCGGCGCTGCGCGATTCGCCGGCGCTCGGGGCCCCGCTCTAGCCGCGGCGAGCTCGCCGGCGCCTGCACGACCCGGCTGTATTGACGGAGGTCCATTGACTTCGGTCGAGTGCCCCTGCGATGATCGCGCTCAGCTGGAACTTTGGATTTACTCGTCTCATTTTTAGCTACAGGTGACTGTGTGCCCCCGTCGGAAGGCCGCTCCGTGAAGCTCACCCAGGCCCTCGCGCCGATCGCACTCGCCGGCACGGTTGCCGGCGGGGTGCTCGCCACACCGGTCGCGCAGGCCACCCATGTCGACGTGGCCCTGCTCTCCGGTACCGCGTTCTTCGTCGGACCCACGACGCTGTCCACCCCCTCGCCCACGTTCGCCCAGACCGCAGCGGATCTGTTCTTGCAGCCGCTGGGTTTCGACGGCGGCGACGATCTGGACACCTGCGTCGTCGGCGCCGCGGTGTGCGACGCTCCGCTGCGCATCCTGTCCACCCCGGCGCTGATCCAGCAGGACCACAGCAGTTTCGTCGGGGCCGCCGAGATCGTCCGGGCGGTGCACGCCGAACTGGCCGCCAATCCCGACGCCTACGACGCCGAGAACCCGCTGTGGATCTTCGGCTGGTCGCAGGGCGCCACGGCCGGTTCGATCGCGATGGCCCAGCTGGCGCACGACGGCGTGGACCCGCAGGCGCTGCATTTCGTCTTCATCGGGAACCCGGTGGGCGCCGACGGTATATCGCCCGGTGCAGGCGGCGACGGGCCGCTCCCCGATTTCCTGGGCACCTCGCTGCTGTCCGGCGTGCAGACCCCGAACGACCTGTTCGCGACCACGTCCTACACCATCCCCGGCGACCCGGTCGCCGACAACACCTCGACCTCGCCGCTCGGCCTGCTCTACGAGCACATGATGTATCTGGGGCTCACCCCCGAGCAGGTGGCCAACCACACCGCCACCGCCGACGGCCTGATCACCGACATCGACATCTCGTCCGACTTCGACCAGTTCGGCGCCTGGCTCAACGCCTGGAGCCACGGCCTGGTGGACAGCAGCTGGTGGGAGGGCATCTTCTACTCCGTCGTGGCCTCGTTCTACAGCGCCTTCGGCAACATCGAGGACTTCTTCGGCGACTGGCTGGGCATCGATTGGGGTGGGGTGGAGCAGACGCTCGACTTCTGGTTCCCGGTGGACGCCTAACAATCAGAGAACGGCTGGCTACCGTCGATGCTGTGACAGTGTCGCGCTCGAGCATCACCCGGGCCTGCGCCCTGGGAAGCGTCGCGCTCATCGTCGGCGCGGTGCCGTCGTGCAGCCACCCGGATCATCCGCCGCCGGCCACCCTCCCAGCCGTCACGGCGCCCGCCCCACCCCGTGTCGATACGCCCTACCTCCCGCGCGCGGAACTGGTCGCG
It encodes:
- a CDS encoding TetR/AcrR family transcriptional regulator — encoded protein: MDAPPRDVAEPATGPPNRLQRRKLRTRAALIRAAQGFIAQGRLAVPVLEITQAADVGMGSFYNHFDSKEELFAAAVTDALDNIGALLDSYTEDIADPAEAFAANYRLTGRLFRQRPQETALLLANSGTLILSDRGLSPRALRDITAAVQQGRFTLSDPELGLAIAGGVLVGLGTLLSHRPDRDTEAAVDEATEHLLMTFGMSPEQAREICGKPLPDLSALRDSPALGAPL
- a CDS encoding PE-PPE domain-containing protein; this translates as MKLTQALAPIALAGTVAGGVLATPVAQATHVDVALLSGTAFFVGPTTLSTPSPTFAQTAADLFLQPLGFDGGDDLDTCVVGAAVCDAPLRILSTPALIQQDHSSFVGAAEIVRAVHAELAANPDAYDAENPLWIFGWSQGATAGSIAMAQLAHDGVDPQALHFVFIGNPVGADGISPGAGGDGPLPDFLGTSLLSGVQTPNDLFATTSYTIPGDPVADNTSTSPLGLLYEHMMYLGLTPEQVANHTATADGLITDIDISSDFDQFGAWLNAWSHGLVDSSWWEGIFYSVVASFYSAFGNIEDFFGDWLGIDWGGVEQTLDFWFPVDA